TTTTTCATTAATTTATCAAATTTTTGGGGAGAGATATCATACACTTCTAAATCAAATTCATTTGGAGTAATTCCTAAAAACTCATCTCTTACACAACCACCTACTAAATAAACTCGTTTAGTAAAAGGAGCAAAAAAATTTTTTAAAAATTCCAAATCAGGATTTGAGTTTTTCATCGATTTTGCTTAACAGATATTCCAAAAAATTAAGAGTCACATCAAGCTTTACATCTAAATTTTCAGTATTTGGTGATTGTAGTCCATCAAAAAGTATAAGAAGCCTTTCTCTAATTTGTTTCAAAA
This Caminibacter mediatlanticus TB-2 DNA region includes the following protein-coding sequences:
- a CDS encoding CiaD-like domain-containing protein; this encodes MDLKETILQTLEEFEQNEIIEEFEKKETKKECDKEFLKQIRERLLILFDGLQSPNTENLDVKLDVTLNFLEYLLSKIDEKLKS